AGTGAGCTTAGTTCAACATTCAATATTCTGTTCTTATGATTTGTGTCTTGCAGGTTGGAGGCTCTGAGGTGCCTACTTCATTTGTTAGTGTAGAAGCAGGCAAGGTATGTATTTGAAATAGTGAAACTTGTTTAAAATCGTGTAACTGCGAGGAAAAATGTAAAATCTTACCTACAAGTTTGATGTCTGTGTTATCAACCAACCATTGTGTCCCATCTTTCTTAAATCCTGTGAAGTCTGAAGTAAACTCTATTTTATGCATCAGCCTCCTGAAAATGAAAACATATCaacaattttaagccatttctgtAGAACAAAACAAAAGTCAATCCTATCAAGTAGTATCACCATTATTAAAGACATCTGATATTGTCATGCTTCAAAAATACTCTTGATAGGAGCCCACTCAACTATATTCGCTTCATGCATATGTAAATGCAGACAAATGAAAGTCATTACTCCGAAACAAAAGTCATTTCACATGCATAGTTCATGCTTTTCTAAGCTGATCATGCTAACTTTCATAAGCCGAAACACTAGTAAAAGTCATTACTCCAGCACTTTCAATTCACATTTACAATCAGTAATCCAAATATACCACATCTAgaacaatttatcaatttaatttatattcaacaagtactattaaaattttaaatctgaaACTaagaaggaacaaagttttttattacaaagagataaaaaaaacaaaagaaaaaagagaagagagTGGAAGGTCAAACTTTATCAATGGCATGggttcttaaaaaattatttgataacaAAGTAGCTTCTTTTTATTGGGAAATCTGGGTATTCTTTCTCAAGTTTGCTGAGAGAGAAAGAAAtggcaataatttttttttcttttaactttattgtgttttggtttagtttacaatacttttatgtttgtttcccaagaaaatttcaaataagcTGAGAATTATGGAATTCATTTTATCAAAAACTCTTGTTCTTATTATTTATATCTAAATTTCTATCATAAAAACTCAAATTCCATAGCTTTCTAAACCATAGCAGATTATCAATTAGTCActataacaaaaattatcaagtgGGTTTTGAAGAGAATTAAGCAAGGAGTTCAAAACTACTAAAATGTAACAAAATTAACTAGAAATTCACCTTGAATTTTGATCTCAAATTGCCGAAATTTCAAAGCTTTTCTTCTCCAACATTCGGCTCCCCAAAAGATGAACATGCAAGCACTAacatttttgtgttttgttttatcAATATTGGAGTTATTACTAATTTACTATATTAGCCTTTCTAATTGATTTTAAACCGGCACATATAGCATGGACATATACGGCACTCATCAAATTAAAAGGGTTATTTACCAATTAAGTACTTAAGATCAATCTTCACTAATAATTTCATCTTAACAATCTCCAAATTACCGTCTATGCTTTTGTCTAAGGTTAATTTACAACATAAGCACTCAAAGTTATAAAACCAATCCAATTCGGCACTAAAATGAATGCATGCATGGctttctaatttttatgttttataatacttacaataataattatcttaccaaaataaacttaaataacatataaaaaaaatcatgcataatgccatttaaattattattctacCGTCCATTACAactaaatggtttaataaccatgcaaacactttaattaataaaaccaCATACAATTCAATCCTATTAAAACTGCCctcaatattttcataatttgcaatcatatcctttttaattaattaagcacacaaacctTAAAATTTAAACACGAGTTACCTGTTAGTGTTAAGTGTTTTAAAAAGCACACGATGTACTCCTCTGGTAATTTTCCCTGGAAGAAGAGAGGAACTAAAGACACTCAAATTGTAGACTATGACAGTAAAGATAATTTTTAGTGACACCAATGATGAAAACTAGAGAAAAttatctcaaaaatgcaaaaataaaagctaaaaataaccaaaatatctcataaagtttttttcaaacttataaaaaaaatgctAGTAAGTACAAAAAGTATAGAAACAACAGTAGCATGAAACCACAAAACAAAGTCCTTTAAAGTCAGAGCTCAATCAATTGATCACTAAAGCCATAAACTTGCAATCAAATACAGTCACAAACTGCACATCCATGACCATGAATACTTCAAATGTCgatgaaaaaaatcaaaagttaCCATGATGTTTAAAGCATGAGTTAGATAGTCTTGAACACCATCTTGCCAAAGCTCATCAAGGTGATTTTACAATACATACATAGCCTAATCCTAAGTTGTAAAACCATCTTAATAGTTTGCTGAACCAAGTAAAACAGAACTAAGGTTGTGGTTGGGGAGGAGGGCCCTGATGAGCTTATTTAGGATCTttgagaattttttctttagtgtTCATCTTATGGCTTTCATCCATTCGTGATGtactattcttattttttatgaaactatattattatatctaattatatatttatggtctattgacatttaaaatcaaaataataatagatggtaaAGACACGAAATTTTGTGGAGGGAGATAGTAGCTTAGCAACAAAAGCTGTTTGGGACGATGAGTTGACGttgatattttgtgaactttgcGTAAATGAAGTCAATGCTGGCAATAGACCGACAACTCATCTAAACTCAAAGGGATGGGAAAATGTCATTGctctttttcaagcaaaaacacaaaaaaattatagaaaacctcaattgaaaaataagtgggATACATTAAAAAAGGAATGGAGGTTATGGAGGGAGTTGCTTAAGGAATCTACAGGTATTGGATGGTGTCCATTGAAAAAGACGGTCGATGCTACTGAAGAGTGGTGGGCTGAAAAAATACAGGTTAAtgttaactttatcattattttaatgcataaagtttattaaaattaataatttacagttataaaaatattagtataacATTTAACGTTTAACATATTATGTAGGAAAATCttgattttaaaggatttaagaagaaaggaattgaaccacgattgaatgagttaatgtgGCAAATGTTTGGTGGCATTGTAGCCACTGGAGAGAACGCATGGGCACCTTCGTCTGGTGTTCTTCCACGTGGGGTTCCTATGGGAGATGATGCACCTAATGAGGGATTTGGTGATTCAGATGAACATAGTAACGAGAATGAAGGTATTCCCCTGATGAGGTACCATCAAACCCTTCTCATGGAATCCCTAATCGAAGAAAGGAAACACTTGGGGTTGTACACGGTAagggaaaaaaatcaagttcaagtagaaaatcatcaagaaatacattaactactcagattgagaaattgtgtgagagtatggctagtccaaggaagtcagtgaacgaaattatttttcctcactttcaatatactatttcaaatgcaatggatgctttgcgtgctttgggagatgaaattccaaaaagagatgaactgtactattttgccaccaaaatgttccaaataccggtgaaacgagaaatgtttttgaacttagatccagatgatagggtttggtggcttcgacgtgagtatgctgaacaaaatccaattgcatcattttcatccttgGTAGCAACATCCCCATTTCCCTTCCAACCATACCATCAACCACCTCCACCATCAGCTCCTTAGaaatattattgtaatataactatactacttttttatatgtaagACTAATGTATGCTACtttgtatgtttggtatttttatgttatgcttttaatcaagtttctgtgttgtatagaatgtcacgagattttaaaagatttattttcatttgattactttttcaggttatggatgaatttaacaatatgtataatagttttgatatgaattatgatacatctgaattaagtgaagaagctcaacgaagaatagccacaattgttacccaagttgagcacaacaattatcataatgaggaagaatatgtgttaagcagtgtattggtacaccatgaaacttatttcactatgcAACCGCGTATGGATTCAAATTATACTGGTCAAATGTGGGTGGACGAAGTATTAAATGGGCACGATGATCGTTGCATGATTAGTTTTAGaatgccaaaaaatatatttcacagattgttgcatgatttgcaaacaaattatggcttaaagaatgggaaagtatcggcgatggagaagttagcattatcattgtacattcttggaaatagggaatcaaattcaaatgcaacagagcgatttcaacgatctggggaaactgttagtcgaatttttactgatatgttgcatatatttgctagaatgggaatagacacgattaaacccattgaaggtcaattcgaggaagtaccgaaccatattcgacatgatacaagatattggcctcactttaaggtaaaatttacacaatctttatatttttaaaacataaattatttctaacttttatctcattacttgtatttattttaaaggattgtattggggccatagatggaacacacataaaagcatgcatttcgccttcttctcaaataccttatatcggacggaaaggtgaaccaactcaaaatattatggcagcttgtgacttcaacatgtgctttatttttgcatttcctggttgggaaggaacaGCACATGATAGTAGCATTTTTTTGCAAGCACTTAGAAAGCAAGAGTTGAAGTTTCCACACCCTCTACCAGGtcgaactttaattttttaattactttttatataaaaaatatttttaatttatttttaaacttgatattatgttttactttttttgcaggaaaatattatcttgtggatTCCGGATATCCACAAATGGCAGGTTTTCTAAGTCCATATAGGGGGgaacgatatcatttacctgattttcgtcgaggtaatcatcaagtatctggaaaaaaaaaatctttaatcatgcccattcttcgttacgctctgtgattgaacgaacatttggagtgtggaaaaaaatggccaatattaagagatattccaagttattcattcgacaagcaagttttaatagttattgcaacaatggttttgcataattacattcgaagacatgcttggtcaaatgatgaggattttcgaGAATTTGAGAATATACCGGACATGCCAGTCTCTTCAAGCCAATTTGACAGAGgtgaatcgagttcttctaacagagaaagtgaccttgaaatcacaatgttaagggaaaccattgcaactagtttaatgaatcaatatttgtaaacacattttgtatcataacctaatttctagtaataatgaaacttgttatgtcttatgttactatattttttattaaaaatcatccgtttagatacttcaaaattaGATCCaagtataatattattatttatgaaaataatatttatcattgttataaaaaatatttaattataactataaaaaaattaaaaataattatcattttatctaataaataatttaaataatttatataattcattaaaatattgaaagatacattttaatattttattaaatgaatttgcatattttaataattttaaaaaaataaaataatttaaataacttctattatatatcaattctaatctgatgtccttaatagtcatttttcattctcacctcaccgctacagctgcgtttgaatccaaacacacactccaccattgtttctaatctcaccgctacagtacccaatctcaccgctacagtaactaatctcacagccaccgctgtttttaacctcaccgaaggtaaacacaccgcccatccaaactagccCTCAATCAATAAACACTTTGTatgattatataataaatttaaataaaataaaaactgtaAAATGCGTGTAATTTTGATCTAAAATTGaactcataaaataaaataaaataaaaactgaaaagcaatttagaaaatatatttttaattccagCGTTTTTATGAAGATTCCGCTAATTATTAACGCCGTGAGCTATTGTTACGGATAATAAGGCACATGAAAGTTACGTAACGGGGATTGTAGATAAACGGAGTTAACGGTTCGAAAGAAAAGGCAATTGAAGCCGTTGGATTAATGATCAATGGTTAGAAATTCCCTGGTGATGTACACTTGTGGTGTAACGGAGGGTAAGAGGAGGTATTAAAAATTGGTTTTGAAAGGGAGAGAGCGCATTTCGTTTTATCAGAAGAAGAGACAGCCTCCCTgttactctttttcttttgttttctttttcaaattttcttcttctctgctAATTTGCTTCTACTTTCTTCTCTTTCTCGAGAACCAAACAGAATACTCATAAGGAAAAACGAAAATCTATGGATAGTATGATTAATCAGATGTTGAGGATCTAAATTCAAACCAAGCCGTGCCATAAGAGGGAGGAGAAGAGAAGGATCTGAGACTTTGTGAGGTCTGTAATTGAGAGCAGAGATTGATTATATCTTGGTTTACTGTGATGGATTTCATTGTCTATTTTTCAATGGATAGCTGTTAACGAGCAATCTGCAAAAAGTTTTTTGAACTTTTCTTTTTCCTAGATTTTGCAGATACAATTGAAAAAACTTGAGGAACATTTTTGCTGGTTCTAACTGATCgtcaatatttgttttcttttgcgGAAGTTTTGAGAATCGGGTAAACGAAGTTCAAGTTCAAGAGATTTGAAACATGTTCGAATGATTTTGtttctgattttttttcttttctgacaGATACATTTGAACGACAGCATAGCTACTTTCTGAAGAATTCTCGACTGAATTAATCTTTAAAAAAGCAGATCAATTGCTTACGTATCAAAATCATAAGAATCTTACAACGAATGAAAGTCGGAAGAATAGGCTTCATATTTCGTTATTTTGTTGAAAGTCCAGAACAAATTTTGTGTTTATAGCAAAGGACTTTGAAGAAAGGAAAGTTGTAACGGCAGAGCCTTAGCTATTCAGGTACGAGAGTCATTTTCTCGCCGATAAGATCAGGAGCCCGACAATCTGAGTATCAATTCTAAATCTACCTAAAATGATTACTCGCCATTGATACACCAGGGCCGGGCTGTGATTAAGAATCGGAGATTTCTTTGACAGAGTCGATTTTTAACGGGAATGTTGGATTTTCTTTCTCCTGAGACCTCCATTTAATTTCTATGGAGAGTCTGTGCTTCAGCTTTTAATTTTCGTTTGCCcgtttatttgttttcttttttcctttttcctcaaAGTTCCAGTCACTAGTTCCTTCTTAATCCTTAAATGGTTTTTTTCCCCTTTCAAACAGCCTGAAGTAGAGTTTGACCTTTTCCGCTTAGATTTTTTCACCAGATTAGatctttaatgttttttttttcgcTATATTCTGTCTCTATCTTAAATTTTCGCTTCCTTTAAGTCTCCATTCAGAAGCGTCTTTTCTCTTTTGTTATGATGTTTTCATGGTtcgattgctttttcttttcatgTTCATAAATTGAATTTTCTCGGTACTTTAACATTCTAACTACGAGGAAAGGCAACTTTCGCTTGCTTTGTGTCTTCCGTGTTCCAACTATGTTCCTCTTCAACAGCTCTTTAAACTATTTTGTCATTTTATTGCTGCTATTGTAGTCTTAATTTTCTCAACCCCACCAATAATTCTCATAATCTCCATTGTCCTCCTTCAATCCattgattattttataaaaatcacttaatttcaTCTCCTGGTTGTCATCTTTTTTCCCCTCAAGAAGATGCAAAGGCCGTTCGATGCTTGTTTTTCTCCCCATCTTCAACTTTTCGTCACGGTTAAGGCtgctttcttcttctttatttttcctcagattttttttcaaagtttccaaAAATTCCTAGCCGTCCAATGCTCATATTCTAATGCTAAACTGAgaaatttttgtttcaatttgtgTGGAAGTTTTAAGAGAAACCCTATTGAAATTCTCCCAATcgtattttcttttttccttgtcCTTTCGGAGCTAGCACTTTATCTGAAGTTTtgagattaatttaaaattataattttttaaaattttaaaatttttgctttAACCATGGACAGTGTGCAGAAGATGATGGAGAGGGACTCCTTAAGGAGCAATAACAATGGTAATAGCGCGAACTACAACAGAGAGAGAACCGGAGGTGATGCGGGATTGTTAAGATCCAGCTCAGATCCGGCCAAACAAACGGCGTCGTCTTCTGATTTTGTTTTGCAGTGGGGAAACCGGAAGCGTCTCAGGTGTATGAAGATCCAGGTCACAGACGACCAATCCGGCCCGGTTAACCGAACCACGGTTCGAGTCGATCGCCGTGTCGTGAGGGCCGATAAGGACTCTTCAAATCAGCCCAGCAATAATAACAATCACGGGACTGGATATTTTAACCTCCGTCAACGGCCTGCTTCTCCTCAGGCCCCGCCACCTCAGCGCGTTCTCAGGTACTGTATTATATTCACAAATTACGCTCATCTATGAGTTCAGTTATTTACTCAAGGAGTCAGATATACTATTTTCTCTTCGAGTGTTGACATTTTGGCGCGTGTACTGTACGCTCCGTTGAGATAGGGGGATCGGGTCAGGGTACTAGTAATATGGTATATTGTTGGATAATTTGATGTCTCGTTTCTGTTATCACTTGGTTTTGCTTTTGCCTTTGCGTTAGGTTTTCCGTTCAAATTGGCGCGAGTAAAATGATTGTACAGATCCATCATTTCCGGGTCCCACTTCCTTGTCCttgtccttttcttttcttttttctacttTAAAAGCAGAAATTACTGATCTCTATTAACTTATTTGACATAACATTTGATGAAATAAGTTTTGCTCTAGGTAAAATATTTTCCTACTTGATTGTcccttttctgtttttttttgtttgttcttTGTTCGAAATTTGGAGATTTTTCATACCTAAAAGAAATTCTTCTCAATCATGATACAAAGATCCTCAATTTTCTGAGAGGCATAAGTTCTCGATTTTTCACAGGTtcgatagttttttttttgttgacttGTTTGGTTTTGATTGATAATTATGCTTTCTTTATCCCTACTACATCTTTTTCCAGTGGTAGTAGAAAGGTATTTTGCGAGAATGGATAAGCTGCACAGTTGGCGTTATTGACACTCCTaaaaaaaatctacatactttggATGGATATTTCCATATAGGCCTTTTGACTTGGTGGTGATGGTATTTGTTTGTGTCATATTAAATAACATCTCGGCCTCCGATTTCTATTTTTAGTGGGGATCCGGAATCATCAAAagattttggctttttctttttcacaaactaatAGTTGTGCGAGGATATCTCAATTGTGCATTCTCCATTTCGTAAGGTAGGCGCCAGTGTAGGTTCGGGATATGGTCGTGGTGAGTTTGTGAATGTTGTTCATGCTAATTGAGagattattttctttaaatagaCATAAGATCAATTATGGGGGAAGCTTTAACTTTTTCCAAGAGGGTCATAGTAAGTACAATATTTGAAACATAATCTTAAACAAGTTTGTGCTTGTTTTCAGGGAGGTTTCAGATTTTTAGACTTTTTTGTTTGAAAGTATTTCCTTAGGTGCtgtttgaattattaatttttctagaTTTTCAGATCTGTCTACATATCCTCTTTCCGATTGtttattgtttgtttttttttgtattttttttattttaatggttGGCTTAAAGAATAGTGGAGTAGGTCATGCCCTTTAATTAATCCTCAATCTTGGAAGAAAACCAATATTAATTCCATGTAAAAATCGGTGTTTgatctttgttttcattttgggTAGTTGCTATGCTTGTGATGGCTTAGCTaatagcttcttcttcttcttttttaatatttacaaccGATCTTAGACATGGTAATTGTGAACCTGGATGGCATGATGATGCCTAGCGCATCCGTCCCATGCTCATGGGCCCGTGTCCTCATTGGAAACATTGAATCGACAGTTGCCTCACCACGTGTCTATGAAAAAGTCTTTCTTTGATCGCAGCCCTTGTCAGCCGTCCGATCACAAATTGGAGTTTAGGAACACCATGCCATATTTCAACCCTCCATTATGGCAAAAATGCCCCAAGCCTTAAAACCCGTCTAAAAACCAGCTGTGCACCCTAGATCGCGATAGATATAGAATCACTCTTTTCTATCAAATATCTGAACTTATTCTCtgcaaaacaaacaaacaaaaaaagaaattaacaacTCTCCTATTTAAAAGCAAACCCCACAAACTCTCACACCCTTTCCCTAAGAATGCCCTCCAAAAAAACCATCATTTTCTACGCAATACTTGTCTAGATTCTACCTAGTCTCTTTCACCCATCTCCGATCTAGATCACTCCAAGGTTACATTTGTAAATTTAATtacaactttattattattttttcaaaatatcacagcattttattcttttttttccagttattttaattttctttttttatctttccAGGAACTGTGAGAATTCCAGTGCTATGAGAGGCCAAAGCAACGGTGGTGTAAGAGGATTCACTTCGCCAGACAGGGGTGTGCACGAGAAGAGAGGTGGCAACAATAACAATTACAACCACCACAGCAACAACCATGATAACCACCACCACAACAATAAATCGGCGGCATCTTCGGAGACAGCTCAGGATAGCAAAAAAGGAGGGTCATCTTCTGGGAGCGGTGAGATAGCTCCTGCACCCATGGTTTGGCCACCTAAATTCGTGATTGCTTTAACAAataaagagaaagaagaagattTCATGACCTTTAAAGGATCTAAACTGCCACAAAGACCAAAAAAGCGATCAAAATTTATTCAACGTACCCTCAATGTAAGctctcttctttttcctttctttcgaATTCGATTCATGCTTAATCTGATAACGAAATTAAAAAATTGGGATGAATTTGGATCTTTAGTCTTTGGTTTTTAtgtgaaattaatttaatatatgttgTCTAGAACTGGAAATAGATAGGACAGTTATTGTGAAAAacttgaaataaatgaataatggGTTGGTTGGGTTTTGTTCTTTAAATTGATTTAGTATGATACTTTTATGCCCCTCTTTGGTCTACgagaaaaagaaatagagaaattttgcaaagaaagagagaaactTAGCATAAAAATCGTATACGTGTCAATCAAGTATTGGTAAGCACCTAAATTGTGAAGGGCCCACTGAAAAGCTTGAGACCCGGTCCTTATTTAATTGCTCACTTGTGCGCTTGTGTTTGCGTTTACCTATGGCAATGCTTTAATCGCGTGAGCTTCTAGgtttagcttcttttttttttggtaacaTCTTCCAGGTTTAGCTTTAACGTATATGTTTTGgacattattaattaaaaaaatatctagAAACATATTATATGTTAAGATAATGTGCGTTGTAATTTATTTTTGTGGTGAGattatta
The genomic region above belongs to Gossypium hirsutum isolate 1008001.06 chromosome D05, Gossypium_hirsutum_v2.1, whole genome shotgun sequence and contains:
- the LOC107906988 gene encoding myb-like protein D, with protein sequence MLVFLPIFNFSSRVQKMMERDSLRSNNNGNSANYNRERTGGDAGLLRSSSDPAKQTASSSDFVLQWGNRKRLRCMKIQVTDDQSGPVNRTTVRVDRRVVRADKDSSNQPSNNNNHGTGYFNLRQRPASPQAPPPQRVLRNCENSSAMRGQSNGGVRGFTSPDRGVHEKRGGNNNNYNHHSNNHDNHHHNNKSAASSETAQDSKKGGSSSGSGEIAPAPMVWPPKFVIALTNKEKEEDFMTFKGSKLPQRPKKRSKFIQRTLNLVSPGTWLCDLTLERYEVREKKITKKRPRGLKAMGNMESDSE
- the LOC121217546 gene encoding L10-interacting MYB domain-containing protein, translated to MVKTRNFVEGDSSLATKAVWDDELTLIFCELCVNEVNAGNRPTTHLNSKGWENVIALFQAKTQKNYRKPQLKNKWDTLKKEWRLWRELLKESTGIGWCPLKKTVDATEEWWAEKIQENLDFKGFKKKGIEPRLNELMWQMFGGIVATGENAWAPSSGVLPRGVPMGDDAPNEGFGDSDEHSNENEGIPLMRYHQTLLMESLIEERKHLGLYTVREKNQVQVENHQEIH